A genomic window from Chanos chanos chromosome 14, fChaCha1.1, whole genome shotgun sequence includes:
- the gtf2h2 gene encoding general transcription factor IIH subunit 2 has translation MDEEPERAKRWEGGYERTWEILKEDESGSLKATVEDILFQAKRKRVFESHGQVRLGMMRHLFVVIDASRTMEDQDLKPNRLTSALKLMEFFVDEYFDQNPISQIGIITTKNKRAERLTDLAGNPKKHIAALRKAVDMTCVGEPSLYNALNMAMQTLKHMPGHTSREILVIFSSLTTCDPANIYDLIKTLKALQIRVSVIGLSAEVQVCTVLTRETGGNYNVILDESHFRELLMFHVKPPPASSSSECSLIRMGFPQHMVGSLSDQDAKPSFSMSHLDSSSADGCALTLGGYFCPQCRAKYTELPVECKVCGLTLVSAPHLARSFHHLFPLDAFQESSLEEYDGERFCQGCQGELKDKSVFTCPACKSVFCVECDVFIHDTLHCCPECIHKQDSSGQG, from the exons ATGGACGAAGAGCCGGAGAGAGCTAAGCGGTGGGAGGGAGGCTATGAACGGACATG GGAAATTCTGAAGGAGGATGAGTCCGGCTCACTCAAAGCCACCGTTGAGGACATCCTTTTCCAGGCCAAACGGAAAAG GGTGTTTGAGAGCCATGGACAAGTACGCCTGGGGATG ATGCGGCACCTGTTTGTGGTGATTGATGCATCGCGGACGATGGAGGACCAGGACCTGAAGCCCAACAGACTCACGTCAGCTCTCAAG CTGATGGAGTTTTTCGTGGATGAGTATTTTGATCAGAACCCTATAAGTCAG ATAGGAATAATTACCACTAAAAACAAGAGAGCAGAAAGGCTGACTGATCTGGCAG ggAATCCTAAGAAGCACATAGCGGCGTTAAGGAAAGCGGTGGACATGACGTGTGTTGGAGAACCGTCGCTTTATAACGCTCTGAACATGGCCATGCAGACGCTCAA GCACATGCCAGGACACACGAGCAGAGAGATCTTGGTCATTTTCAGCAGTCTCACGACTTGTGACCCAGCAAACATATACGACCTCATCAAG ACGCTGAAAGCACTTCAGATCCGTGTATCCGTTATTGGTCTGTCTGCTGAAGTTCAAGTGTGTACTGTACTGACAAGAGAAACTGGCG GAAACTATAACGTGATCCTGGATGAGAGTCATTTCCGTGAGCTGTTGATGTTCCATGTGAAGCCCCCTCCTGCCAGCTCCTCCTCTGAATGTTCCCTCATCCGCATGG gctTCCCTCAGCACATGGTTGGCTCTCTGTCTGATCAGGATGCCAAACCCTCCTTCAGCATGTC gcACCTGGACAGTAGCAGCGCTGATGGTTGTGCTCTCACACTGGGCGGATATTTCTGTCCGCAGTGCCGAGCCAAGTACACAGAGCTGCCTGTGGAGTGCAAAGTGTGTG GTCTGACACTCGTTTCTGCTCCTCATCTGGCCCGTTCCTTCCATCACCTCTTTCCTCTGGATGCCTTTCAGGAGAGCTCTCTGGAGGAGTATGACGGAGAGAG GTTCTGTCAGGGTTGCCAAGGAGAGCTCAAAGACAAAAGT GTGTTCACGTGCCCTGCATGTAAGAGTGTGTTCTGTGTCGAATGTGACGTGTTTATTCATgacacactgcactgctgtCCTGAGTGTATCCACAAACAAGATTCTTCCGGACAGGGCTGA
- the oclnb gene encoding occludin b → MPSRKSEPPPYGSNKHRNRSAHTISYYPNDELLHYYRWTSPPGIIKIMSIIIIIMCVAIFACVASTLAWDYDMNNFGLGGLGVGGSYGGGIGGGYGGAYGGSYGGSYGGIGSSYGSGLGGSYGYGYGGGTQMDPKSGKGFMIAIAAITFIAILIIFILVISRQSSAKSPTFYLAAIIISAILALLMLIATIVYLVAVNPTAQSSGSMMYNQIRQLCAQYQTQTQASGIFINQYMYHYCVVEPQEAIAIVLGFLVVVGLIILLVFAVKTRSSIRRYGRDRVLWEEVKMLGDVGHHSIGEWVNNVSGDPEALVNDYNPHVGGSREYLDESPDVEKPIYLPGSSDLSSVTGLKGRFRDYDTADSGDELDDNDFDSEYPPIVSDDERLDYKRDFDHDHMEYKRLQAELDDINMGLLEVDRELDRLQEGSPQYLDAMDEYNRLRNLKKSPEYQLKKRRCKYLKAKLAHIKKRVSDYDRRP, encoded by the exons ATGCCTTCAAGGAAAAGTGAACCACCTCCCTATGGCTCCAACAAACA TCGGAACAGATCTGCCCATACCATCTCATACTACCCCAACGATGAACTCCTGCACTACTATCGTTGGACTTCTCCTCCAGGAATCATTAAAATCATGtctatcatcattatcatcatgtGTGTGGCTATCTTTGCCTGCGTGGCCTCAACTCTAGCCTGGGATTATGACATGAACAACTTTGGCTTGGGAGGGCTTGGAGTTGGTGGGTCGTATGGTGGGGGCATTGGAGGTGGTTACGGAGGTGCTTACGGTGGAAGTTACGGTGGAAGTTATGGTGGAATAGGCAGTTCTTACGGTTCCGGCCTGGGAGGTTCCTATGGTTACGGCTATGGAGGGGGAACCCAAATGGACCCTAAGTCGGGCAAAGGCTTCATGATCGCCATAGCGGCCATCACCTTCATCGCCATCCTCATCATTTTCATCCTGGTCATCTCCCGTCAGAGTTCGGCCAAGTCGCCCACTTTCTACTTGGCAGCCATCATCATCAGCGCCATTTTGGCTCTGCTGATGCTCATTGCCACCATTGTCTATCTGGTTGCAGTGAACCCCACGGCTCAAAGCTCAGGATCAATGATGTACAACCAGATACGACAGCTCTGTGCCCAGTACCAGACTCAGACCCAGGCCTCTGGTATCTTCATCAACCAGTACATGTACCACTACTGTGTGGTAGAACCCCAGGAG GCCATTGCCATTGTTCTTGGCTTTCTGGTCGTGGTGGGACTGATCATCTTGCTGGTGTTTGCGGTGAAAACCCGAAGCAGCATCCGTCGCTACGGTAGAGACCGTGTGCTGTGGGAGGAGGTGAAGATGTTGGGGGATGTTGGTCATCACAGCATTGGAGAATGG GTCAATAATGTATCAGGGGATCCAGAGGCTTTGGTCAATGACTACAACCCCCATGTTGGGGGTTCGAGAGAATACCTGGATGAGAGCCCCGATGTGGAGAAGCCCATTTATCTACCTGG AAGTTCAGATCTGAGCTCCGTGACCGGGCTGAAGGGGAGGTTTAGAGACTATGACACTGCTGACTCTGGAGATGAGCTGGATGACAATGATTTTGACAG tgagtaCCCTCCCATAGTGAGCGACGATGAGCGTCTGGACTATAAGCGTGATTTTGACCATGATCACATGGAGTACAAGCGTTTGCAGGCAGAGCTGGACGACATTAACATGGGCCTGTTAGAGGTGGACCGGGAACTGGACAGACTCCAGGAAGGCAGTCCCCAGTATTTG GATGCGATGGATGAATACAATAGACTGAGGAATCTGAAGAAG TCCCCGGAGTACCAGCTGAAGAAGAGGAGATGTAAATACCTGAAGGCAAAGCTCGCCCACATCAAGAAACGGGTCAGCGACTATGACCGCAGGCCTTGA
- the ak6 gene encoding adenylate kinase isoenzyme 6: MRIMKRPNILLTGTPGVGKTTLGKELAQRTGLTYINVGDLAQEGQLFDGFDEEYQCPVLDEDRVVDELEDKMVDGGVIVDYHGCDFFPERWFHIVFVLRTDNTNLYNRLESRGYTGKKLQDNVQCEIFQTIYEEAMEAYKEEIVHQLPSNDPEDLERNMEQIVQWIEQWMKDNN, encoded by the exons ATGAGAATCATGAAAAGACCAAATATTCTCTTAACAG GGACTCCCGGAGTTGGTAAGACCACACTGGGGAAAGAGTTGGCTCAGAGAACTGGCCTGACCTACATCAACGTTGGTGACCTGGCTCAAGAAG GGCAGCTCTTTGATGGATTTGATGAGGAGTACCAGTGCCCTGTTTTAGATGAAGATAGG GTTGTGGATGAGTTGGAGGATAAAATGGTGGATGGGGGCGTGATAGTAGATTACCATGGTTGTGATTTCTTCCCGGAACGCTGGTTTCACATCGTTTTCGTCCTCCGAACTGATAACACCAACCTGTACAACCGACTGGAGAGCAG GGGCTACACTGGTAAGAAGCTGCAGGACAACGTTCAGTGTGAAATCTTCCAGACCATTTACGAGGAAGCCATGGAAGCTTACAAGGAGGAGATCGTCCATCAGTTGCCCAGCAATGATCCGGAGGATCTGGAGAGGAACATGGAACAGATAGTGCAGTGGATAGAGCAATGGATGAAAGACAACAATTGA
- the ccdc125 gene encoding coiled-coil domain-containing protein 125 has protein sequence MMQGNGDPPADGSPLFPREDDMSEGDLGDGGMGGRPTQHRDRTQRSRIWSKGDFVELPHQMVFHKRPSEASVPFTWTSCGGMYAVFRQELDGQRLSTRLVGRKSESFLDDSSEALQKRLQEVTEEVELLRSELEVTHRHLQGKHEALRILQGQAILDKATSHTKILLQRSEERTKALEKEVNALQWEITFNQVQFKNVEQSWRINYERICAENKTLTKTLEERTRELQELREENSSLSRQCLELLAMLSVRDRTDFQRTQPPNTTRGERSALELAVFGACECFPKVGEPCPCAQRAAASRKQVLKLTQELDTQRKRAEEAFVMADAFRIAFEQQLRRGSENVLRLAETDRHRPHSQSLEHGKQGSVAQRLKGLLPSAREGKIPEDTLLRLLDLLSDKEEALAHQRKVSYMLARSAEELEKRLQTQLNGGDCVHKNTGREGNADASPNGVTDKRTDKDTRANTRTVASNHVSLDPETDRVSPGPPESVRVSLSNDQGNVLEDLNIQKCQNCVSSQPPNEKREVISEHEQEG, from the exons ATGATGCAAGGGAACGGAGACCCACCTGCGGACGGTTCACCTTTATTTCCCCGAGAAGACGACATGAGTGAGGGTGATTTAGGAGATGGTGGCATGGGCGGAAGACCCACACAGCATCGCGACCGGACACAACGATCACGAATCTGGAGCAAGGGAGACTTTGTGGAGCTGCCACACCAAATGGTGTTCCACAAGAGACCAAGTGAAGCGAGTGTGCCTTTCACCTGGACGTCATGCGGGGGCATGTACGCTGTTTTCAGGCAGGAGTTGGACGGACAGCGGCTCTCAACTCGTTTGGTGGGGAGAAAGTCGG agaGTTTCTTAGACGACTCAAGTGAAGCTCTACAGAAAAGATTACAGGAAGTGACGGAG GAGGTGGAACTGCTGCGGTCGGAGCTGGAGGTCACGCATCGTCACCTGCAGGGCAAACACGAAGCCCTGAGGATCTTACAGGGACAA GCTATTTTAGACAAAGCAACCAGTCATACCAAAATCCTGCTTCAGAGGAGCGAGGAAAGGACCAAGGCTTTGGAGAAG GAAGTGAATGCCTTGCAGTGGGAGATTACCTTTAATCAAGTTCAGTTTAAGAATGTGGAGCAGTCCTGGAGGATAAACTATGAAAG AATTTGTGCTGAGAACAAAACATTGACTAAAACTCTGGAGGAAAGAACAAGGGAGCTGCAGGAACTTAGAGAAGAAAACAGCT CTCTGAGTCGGCAGTGTTTGGAGCTCTTGGCAATGCTGAGTGTTCGGGATAGGACCGACTTTCAGCGAACGCAACCTCCCAACACAACTAGAGGAGAAAGATCAGCactggag CTGGCAGTGTTTGGGGCCTGTGAGTGTTTTCCAAAAGTAGGGGAACCTTGCCCGTGTGCCCAGAGAGCTGCCGCAAGTCGAAAGCAAGTCCTCAAATTAACGCAAGAG CTGGACactcagaggaagagagcgGAGGAGGCATTCGTGATGGCGGATGCGTTCCGTATCGCTTTTGAGCAGCAGCTGAGGAGAGGCAGCGAAAACGTGCTTCGACTGgcagagacggacagacacagACCTCACTCACAAAGTCTAGAACACG GCAAACAAGGGAGTGTGGCTCAGAGACTGAAAGGGTTACTGCCGTCGGCTCGTGAGGGAAAAATCCCAGAAGATACTCTGCTGAGGCTGCTTGACCTG CTTAGCGATAAGGAGGAAGCCCTAGCGCACCAGCGGAAGGTGAGCTACATGCTGGCCCGCAGcgcagaggagctggagaaaagGCTGCAGACACAACTGAACGGCGGAGACTGTGTTCACAAAAACACGGGTAGAGAAGGAAATGCGGACGCAAGCCCAAACGGAGTCACAGACAAACGCACGGACAAagacacacgcgcaaacacgaGAACGGTTGCCTCTAACCACGTGAGCTTGGATCCAGAGACAGACCGTGTGAGCCCCGG
- the rad17 gene encoding cell cycle checkpoint protein RAD17, translating to MSKLSLGRKTSTVKLNSWVEPSFGDLLGGSAVKSLGLKKVSRSNESLSKARSFAEDPSEKKPKKRKADSHVLAHQFPSSSKTSLEDRDEPWVDTHAPNSQAELAVHKKKVEEVENWLRIHLDLKRANQGGAILLLTGPSGCGKTATVQVLAQDLGCQIQEWSNPSTTSDYRADDAYTRVFDPDSRFNSFHGSSQTGAFQEFLLRANKYSRLQMSGDSQSTEHKIILIEDFPNQFYRQPSCLHDILRRFVRTGRCPLVFIVSDSLSGDRGSRLLFPKDVQEELGIHNISFNPVAPTSMMKVLSRIVTLEAGKGSGRIAVPDRASLELLCSGSAGDIRSAINSLQFSTLTDHSLEKGLWAGKKGKPASSSRKGSVKGRRKSKVHRATEMTEDSQAIGGKDASLFLFRALGKILYCKREAYEGSETPKLPSHLSEHQRDKLLIDPELVVERSHMSGEFFSLYLHQNYLDFFSDIEDVTRASEYLSAADFLTADWTSRATMLEYGSSVATRGLIHSNSARSSATSQSSVGFKPLHKPHWLHINKTYRENCLTAQSLFVSFCLPPVSLLTELVPYLAQLNNPMRNQAQIAFIQDVGHLSLRRFPGRLKLEVLGDKDPGGLDLDSEDEDSSNLATNPSTSTTAEEPAEQAEPSVEPTNPSSSQEVGGDFPASQPRPSNTEALLEEEDLIIEEYDSD from the exons ATGTCAAAATTGTCCCTGGGAAGGAAGACATCCACTGTTAAA TTAAACAGCTGGGTGGAACCGTCTTTCGGTGACCTTCTGGGAGGCTCTGCAGTGAAAAGTCTGGGCTTAAAGAAAGTCTCACGTTCCAATGAGAGCTTGAGCAAAGCGAGATCATTCGCCGAAGACCCATCAGAAAAGAAGCCcaaaaagagaaaggcagacTCCCATGTCTTAGCTCATCAGTTTCCTTCCTCCAGCAAAACTTCATTAGAGGATCGCGATGAACCCTGGGTGGACACACACGCTCCTAACTCACAG GCGGAACTGGCAGTTCATAAGAAGAAGGTTGAGGAGGTTGAAAACTGGTTGAGAATTCACCTGGACTTAAAACGTGCAAACCAG GGTGGCGCCATTCTCCTACTCACAGGCCCCTCAGGTTGTGGAAAGACAGCCACTGTCCAGGTCCTGGCTCAGGATCTGGGCTGCCAGATCCAGGAGTGGTCCAATCCATCCACCACCTCAGACTATAGGGCTGATGACGCCTACACACGGGTCTTTGACCCGG ATTCAAGGTTTAACAGTTTCCATGGCAGCTCTCAGACAGGAGCCTTCCAGGAGTTCCTGCTCAGGGCCAATAAATACAGCCGCCTTCAGATGAGTGGAGACAGCCAGTCCACCGAACACAAAATCATCCTTATAGAG GACTTTCCAAACCAGTTTTACAGACAGCCAAGTTGTCTCCATGACATTTTGAG GCGTTTTGTGAGGACGGGACGGTGTCCACTGGTTTTCATCGTTTCAGACAGTTTGAGTGGCGACAGGGGTTCCAGGCTTCTCTTCCCCAAAGACGTTCAGGAGGAGCTTGGGATCCACAACATCAG ttttaacCCCGTGGCTCCCACCAGCATGATGAAGGTTCTTAGCCGCATTGTTACGCTCGAGGCAGGCAAG ggttcgGGCCGTATCGCGGTGCCTGACAGAGCGTCTCTGGAGCTGCTGTGTTCTGGAAGTGCAGGAGATATACGTAGTGCCATCAACAGCCTTCAGTTCTCCACTCTCACTG ATCATTCTCTGGAAAAGGGGCTATGGGCCGGTAAAAAGGGCAAACCGGCGTCTTCATCCAGAAAGGGATCAGTTAAGGGGAGAAGGAAGAGCAAGGTCCACAGAGCCACTGAGATGACGGAGGACAGCCAGGCTATCGGAGGAAAAGACGCCTCTCTCTTCCTATTCAGAGCGCTGGGGAAGATTCTCTACTGCAAAC GTGAAGCCTATGAAGGCTCTGAAACACCAAAGCTTCCCTCACACCTGTCAGAACATCAGAGAGATAAACTGCTCATTGATCctgag ctTGTTGTAGAGCGTTCACACATGTCCGGTGAGTTCTTTAGCCTCTACCTGCACCAGAATTACCTGGATTTCTTCTCTGACATAGAGGACGTGACTCGAGCCAGTGAGTACCTGTCAGCTGCCGACTTCCTCACTGCTGATTGGACG TCCCGGGCCACTATGTTGGAGTATGGATCGTCTGTGGCCACCAGGGGCCTCATTCATTCCAATTCTGCCCGCTCGTCAGCCACCAGCCAATCATCTGTCGGCTTCAAACCACTTCACAAACCCCATTGGCTGCACATCAACAAGACG TATCGTGAGAACTGCCTGACAGCTCAGTCACTGTTTGTCAGTTTCTGTCTTCCTCCCGTGAGCCTCCTGACGGAGCTCGTGCCCTACCTCGCCCAGCTCAACAACCCCATGAGGAaccaag CTCAGATAGCCTTCATACAGGATGTGGGCCATCTTTCCCTCAGACGGTTTCCTGGCAG ATTGAAACTTGAAGTGCTTGGTGATAAAGACCCTGGTGGATTGGACCTTGACAgtgaagatgaagacagtagCAACTTGGCCACTAACCCAAGCACAAGCACCACGGCCGAGGAGCCAGCTGAGCAGGCGGAGCCCTCAGTAGAGCCCACCAACCCCAGCAGCAGTCAGGAAGTGGGCGGAGACTTTCCTGCCAGTCAGCCCCGCCCTTCCAATACAGAGGCCCTCCTAGAAGAAGAGGACCTGATTATTGAGGAGTATGACAGTGATTGA
- the marveld2b gene encoding MARVEL domain-containing protein 2b: MSVGNGSASRFDRVREAPYYDEVPVGSLARDQGFPYPLVNYTDHELALSADPLPPPPLPENPPVGPEFYPSDTEEHNDDSMDIKPVHRFIPDSVKNFFRSSNRWSIPRSTTEKVNATTEGVPCSPPNSRPPSPNDGFGADYSSAKERDVMPLGAEALESVSGRSQQTRMTYSEKVEDYNQRYAYMKSWAGLLRILGCIELLLGAVVFACVCAYIHKDNEWFNMYGYSQAGTYGGGFGGGFGGGQAMYGTGSQYTGPRTPFVLVVAGLAWLVTVILVVLGMSMYYRTILLDSSWWPFTECALNLALGILYMAAGIVYVNDTKRGGLCNTPFFNSGPNSAFCRTEAGQTAAIVFLFLNMVLYLIGAGVCLKLWRHEAARMRREAWAFEMKTTGSSVPLHLVGPGSSVSAPTHNAPLMARPEDTDGRGPSPAPVTMMEPEILRGHIPAGHIPKPVVIADYVAKYPSIRTDEQRDQYKAVFNDQYEEYKELHAEVQALAKKFEEMDNLMMNLPSRPSSQMEEERINHIIQEYKRKKADPTFLEKKERCEYLKNKLSHIKSKIQDYDSSTNWDDYYY, from the exons ATGTCTGTTGGAAACGGATCGGCATCCCGCTTTGACCGGGTTCGGGAAGCTCCTTACTATGACGAGGTTCCTGTAGGTTCCTTGGCGAGGGATCAGGGCTTCCCTTATCCACTGGTAAACTACACGGACCACGAGCTTGCCTTGAGCGCCGATCCCCTTCCGCCACCGCCTCTCCCCGAAAACCCCCCTGTGGGACCCGAGTTCTACCCCAGCGACACCGAGGAGCACAACGATGACTCCATGGACATCAAACCTGTCCACCGCTTCATCCCAGACTCCGTCAAGAACTTTTTCCGATCTAGCAACCGCTGGTCCATCCCACGATCCACAACGGAAAAGGTCAATGCTACCACTGAGGGCGTGCCTTGTTCCCCCCCGAACTCCCGCCCGCCCTCTCCCAACGATGGATTCGGGGCAGACTACTCCTCCGCTAAGGAAAGAGATGTGATGCCACTGGGAGCAGAGGCGCTGGAGTCGGTCTCGGGGCGTTCGCAACAAACAAGGATGACCTACAGCGAGAAGGTGGAGGACTACAACCAACGTTACGCCTACATGAAGTCGTGGGCGGGGCTGCTGCGCATCCTCGGCTGCATAGAGCTCCTTCTGGGGGCGGTTGTGTTCGCCTGCGTCTGCGCATACATTCACAAGGACAACGAGTGGTTTAACATGTATGGGTACTCCCAAGCAGGGACGTATGGGGGAGGCTTTGGCGGGGGGTTCGGTGGGGGCCAAGCTATGTACGGAACCGGGAGCCAGTACACAGGGCCCAGAACACCGTTCGTGCTGGTGGTCGCAGGATTGGCTTGGCTGGTCACGGTTATACTGGTCGTACTGGGGATGTCCATGTACTATCGGACCATCTTACTGGACTCCAGCTGGTGGCCATTCACGGAGTGCGCGCTGAACCTGGCTCTGGGGATACTTTACATGGCTGCGGGGATTGTGTACGTGAACGACACGAAACGAGGGGGTCTCTGCAACACCCCGTTTTTCAACAGCGGCCCCAACAGCGCGTTCTGCCGTACTGAAGCGGGGCAGACGGCCGCCATAGTCTTCCTTTTCCTCAACATGGTTCTGTACCTCATAGGCGCTGGGGTTTGTCTCAAACTGTGGCGGCACGAAGCTGCCCGGATGCGTCGGGAGGCATGGGCATTTGAG ATGAAAACTACAGGTTCCTCAGTACCACTACATCTG gtGGGTCCAGGTTCCAGTGTATCGGCACCTACACACAACGCCCCTCTGATGGCTCGTCCAGAGGACACGGACGGTCGCGGGCCGTCTCCTGCCCCGGTGACGATGATGGAGCCTGAGATTCTAAGGGGTCACATTCCTGCTGGACACATCCCCAAACCCGTCGTCATTGCCGACTATGTAGC GAAATATCCTTCTATCCGTACGGATGAGCAGCGAGACCAGTATAAAGCTGTGTTTAATGACCAGTATGAGGAGTATAAGGAACTTCACGCTGAGGTTCAAGCTCTGGCCAAGAAGTTTGAGGAGATGGACAACCTAATGATGAATCTACCCTCCCGCCCCTCCAGCCAAATG GAAGAGGAGCGAATCAATCACATCATCCAAGAGTACAAACGAAAAAAGGCT GACCCGACATTCCTGGAGAAGAAAGAACGTTGTGAATACCTTAAGAATAAACTATCCCACATCAAATCGAAAATTCAGGATTATGACAGCAGCACGAACTGGGACGATTATTATTACTAA